The DNA sequence CGGGCGCTTTCGGAGAGGAGCAGAAGGAATCGCGGTCTCGCGGGCGGCCGAAAGCCCATCAGCCATCGGGCGACTCGGCCGAGCGCCCTCCGCGCGGCCCAGCGCAATAAGTAGAGGAGCGCCAGAAGTCGAAGCGCCACGACCGCGGCGGGCCCCAGCGCTTGGCGGAAGTCCCTGCCCGCGGCCGCCAGATGCGCGAGGAAGACGATCGACGCAAGCCCCACGAGCGGCGCCTCGCCTCGCGCGGATCGTCGCTCCGCGCGGAGGGCCGCGGAACCGAGGAGGAATGCCGCGGCCGCGAGGTCGACCCACGAGCGGCACATCGCGAGGCCCGCGCACAATACCGCGAGAGAGAAAACCCAGGCCAAGGGATGGAGCGCGGGCGTTCTGCTAGGTTTCGGGTCTAGGTCATCGAGTTCCGGCGAGCCGGGCACTTGCTGCGAGTCCTCCGTGCCTTCGGAGGCGGGGCTCCGCTCTCGGCGCTCCGCCTGAGACCTGACCTTACACGGAGGGGAACCCGCCGTCAACTCCACCCGCGCTGCCCGGGCGCACGCTCAGGGCTCGCGCCGAAGCGGCCGAAACCAGCCCAGCAACGTGAGCACGCTCGCGAGCCCCAAACAGAGCCCGGACACCCAGTCCCCCCATAGGCGGAACAGCGTTGGACGCGAGCCCAGCGCGACGTCCCCGAGGATCACGGCCTCCCGGAAGAGCGGACTTTCCTGCGTTACGCGCCCGACCGGATCGACGAGCATGGAGATGCCGGTGTTCGCGCAGCGCGCCATCCCGAGCCCCTGCTCCACGCACCGCAAGATCGCCATGTCGGCGTGCTGGCGCGGCGCCGCCGTCCGCCCGAACCACTCGTCGTTTGTGATGTTCACGAGGAATCGGGCACCGTCCACACCATAGTCGCGGGAAAGCTCCGGGAAGATCGACTCGAAACAAATCAACACGCCGAACGAGGCCGTTCCGAGCTGGAACAGGTACGGACGCGTTCCCGGCGTCCATTCCGCCTGACCCAGATCGATCTTCCCGAGAAACGGCAGGACGCCCTGAAACGGGATCCGCTCGCCGAACGGCACGAGATGGATCTTCTCGTACTGTCCCGCGATGACGCCGCGAGGCAGGACCAAGCCGGCGGCGTTGTGCGTGATCACGCCTCCGCTCAAGCTCAGGGTCGCGTCCGGGTACCCCACGAGAAGCGGCGCGTTCAGCTCGCGCACCAGATTGTACAGCCGCCCCAGCTTTCGCCCTTCGAGCCGGACATAGAACGGGAGCGCCGTCTCCGGCCAGACGAGGAGGTCCGGTTTCGGCTCGCTCTGCGCCGCCTCGACCGAGAGCCGGGCGAGGGTGCCCATGCTCTTCTCCTGATGGGCCGTGTCCCATTTCTCCTCGCTCCCGATATTGGGCTGCACGAGAGCGACCCTGACCGATCCCTCCGGTTTCCAGGAACGAATTCTCGCGGCTCCCCACACGACCGGAAGCGCGAGCCCGAGGGCGGCGACCAACCCGAGGGCCACCCTCGAGGGCCACCGCTTCGTCATGATCGCGCCGGCGATGAGCGCGTTCACCGAGACGACCCAAACGCTGAGCCCGGGCGCGCCGACGAGGGAGGCTCCCTGAATCCACGCGGGGTGCTCCGCGAGGGCGTAGCTCACGTTTCCCCAGGGGCACCCCAGCGGGCCCGAGGACTTGAGCCATTCACAAGCGCCCCAGACGGCGGGCGCCACGACGAGGGGGGGCCATCCAATACGCCGGCGGATGAAACCCGCGAG is a window from the Candidatus Eisenbacteria bacterium genome containing:
- the lnt gene encoding apolipoprotein N-acyltransferase, giving the protein MPLAFVALVPLLMWMQRESTGPATLTSPGGSVRGQGRVAWITGMVFNALLFWWLVRLPARAMTHPWIIFPGLLALALYLGSYVALFGWLAGFIRRRIGWPPLVVAPAVWGACEWLKSSGPLGCPWGNVSYALAEHPAWIQGASLVGAPGLSVWVVSVNALIAGAIMTKRWPSRVALGLVAALGLALPVVWGAARIRSWKPEGSVRVALVQPNIGSEEKWDTAHQEKSMGTLARLSVEAAQSEPKPDLLVWPETALPFYVRLEGRKLGRLYNLVRELNAPLLVGYPDATLSLSGGVITHNAAGLVLPRGVIAGQYEKIHLVPFGERIPFQGVLPFLGKIDLGQAEWTPGTRPYLFQLGTASFGVLICFESIFPELSRDYGVDGARFLVNITNDEWFGRTAAPRQHADMAILRCVEQGLGMARCANTGISMLVDPVGRVTQESPLFREAVILGDVALGSRPTLFRLWGDWVSGLCLGLASVLTLLGWFRPLRREP